In a single window of the Gossypium hirsutum isolate 1008001.06 chromosome A13, Gossypium_hirsutum_v2.1, whole genome shotgun sequence genome:
- the LOC121212596 gene encoding uncharacterized protein isoform X1, whose translation MGKKKKSSQLHRNLDLPSPSENMPCSSGTALLSKEHSSNLDAGIDVGSSSMKLLNSNSSVAHHHYNLGRSIFLKRSRHYYGHHYSRRNSGSLSNPTTSRGLISPLHDERLSFKFAQYKPESGRGADGREKAFGRPERIRSTSLVMDAVLPDQVNSVCGLCQKHLRRKPYILGNTLASGEFSVVAVLVCGHVYHEDCLEKRTSFEERRDPRCPLCSSSPSQI comes from the exons atgggaaagaaaaagaaaagttccCAACTTCATCGTAATCTCGACCTCCCTTCTCCTTCTG AGAACATGCCATGCTCATCGGGGACAGCATTATTATCAAAAGAG CATTCTTCGAATTTGGATGCTGGCATTGATGTTGGAAGTAGTTCAATGAAGCTACTTAATTCCAACTCTTCTGTTGCTCATCACCATTACAATCTTGGGCGTTCGATATTCTTAAAAAGATCACGCCATTACTATGGTCATCATTACTCCCGCCGAAACTCCGGCAGCCTTTCAAATCCAACAACTTCTCGTGGCCTGATTAGTCCTTTACATGATGAGAGATTATCTTTCAAGTTTGCTCAATATAAACCCGAGTCTGGACGAGGTGCAG ATGGTAGGGAAAAAGCATTCGGCAGACCGGAAAGAATTAGATCCACTTCATTAGTGATGGATGCAGTACTGCCGGACCAGGTGAATTCGGTTTGTGGCTTATGTCAAAAGCATTTGAGACGGAAACCTTATATTCTCGGGAACACCCTGGCTTCTGGTGAATTCTCTGTTGTGGCAGTTCTAGTTTGTGGCCACGTATACCATGAGGATTGTTTGGAAAAGAGAACGAGTTTCGAGGAGAGGCGTGACCCGCGGTGTCCGTTATGTTCCAGTTCACCGTCACAAATTTGA
- the LOC121212596 gene encoding uncharacterized protein isoform X2 has protein sequence MGKKKKSSQLHRNLDLPSPSENMPCSSGTALLSKEHSSNLDAGIDVGSSSMKLLNSNSSVAHHHYNLGRSIFLKRSRHYYGHHYSRRNSGSLSNPTTSRGLISPLHDERLSFKFAQYKPESGRDGREKAFGRPERIRSTSLVMDAVLPDQVNSVCGLCQKHLRRKPYILGNTLASGEFSVVAVLVCGHVYHEDCLEKRTSFEERRDPRCPLCSSSPSQI, from the exons atgggaaagaaaaagaaaagttccCAACTTCATCGTAATCTCGACCTCCCTTCTCCTTCTG AGAACATGCCATGCTCATCGGGGACAGCATTATTATCAAAAGAG CATTCTTCGAATTTGGATGCTGGCATTGATGTTGGAAGTAGTTCAATGAAGCTACTTAATTCCAACTCTTCTGTTGCTCATCACCATTACAATCTTGGGCGTTCGATATTCTTAAAAAGATCACGCCATTACTATGGTCATCATTACTCCCGCCGAAACTCCGGCAGCCTTTCAAATCCAACAACTTCTCGTGGCCTGATTAGTCCTTTACATGATGAGAGATTATCTTTCAAGTTTGCTCAATATAAACCCGAGTCTGGACGAG ATGGTAGGGAAAAAGCATTCGGCAGACCGGAAAGAATTAGATCCACTTCATTAGTGATGGATGCAGTACTGCCGGACCAGGTGAATTCGGTTTGTGGCTTATGTCAAAAGCATTTGAGACGGAAACCTTATATTCTCGGGAACACCCTGGCTTCTGGTGAATTCTCTGTTGTGGCAGTTCTAGTTTGTGGCCACGTATACCATGAGGATTGTTTGGAAAAGAGAACGAGTTTCGAGGAGAGGCGTGACCCGCGGTGTCCGTTATGTTCCAGTTCACCGTCACAAATTTGA